One segment of Phaeacidiphilus oryzae TH49 DNA contains the following:
- a CDS encoding alpha/beta fold hydrolase, whose translation MPRAKTNGIEIEYETIGDPAGEPTLLVGGLGCQLLDWRLEFCELLAERGRYVIRFDNRDVGLSTFLDEGPEPDMAAVMGGDHSTVPYLIADMAADAAGLLDALGLPSAHIAGFSMGGMIVQQLAIDFPAKVRSLTSIMSMPGDGVSGKPTRPALEALLAPIPEDREAAVAQQIGTWRTIGSPDFPPPEEDLRARIEAGFARSPRRDGFARQFAAIQASPDRTPGLREVRVPTLVIHGEADPLINVSGGEATAAAVPGAELRTFPGMGHDFPRPLWPAFVEALASL comes from the coding sequence ATGCCACGTGCGAAGACGAACGGGATCGAGATCGAGTACGAGACCATCGGCGACCCGGCCGGTGAGCCGACCCTGCTGGTCGGCGGGCTCGGCTGCCAACTCCTGGACTGGCGGCTGGAGTTCTGCGAACTGCTGGCCGAGCGCGGCCGCTATGTGATCCGGTTCGACAACCGGGACGTCGGGCTGTCCACCTTCCTGGACGAGGGTCCCGAGCCGGACATGGCCGCCGTCATGGGGGGCGACCACTCCACCGTCCCGTACCTGATCGCGGACATGGCGGCGGACGCGGCCGGACTGCTGGACGCCCTCGGCCTGCCCTCCGCCCACATCGCCGGCTTCTCGATGGGCGGCATGATCGTCCAGCAGCTGGCGATCGACTTCCCGGCCAAGGTGCGCTCGCTCACCTCGATCATGTCGATGCCGGGGGACGGGGTCAGCGGGAAGCCGACCCGGCCGGCCCTGGAGGCGCTGCTCGCTCCGATCCCGGAGGACCGGGAGGCGGCGGTGGCCCAGCAGATCGGGACCTGGCGGACGATCGGCTCGCCCGACTTCCCGCCGCCGGAGGAGGACCTGCGGGCCCGGATCGAGGCCGGCTTCGCCCGCTCCCCGCGTCGGGACGGCTTCGCCCGGCAGTTCGCCGCGATCCAGGCCTCGCCGGACCGGACGCCGGGGCTGCGCGAGGTCCGGGTGCCGACGCTGGTGATCCACGGCGAGGCGGACCCGCTGATCAACGTCTCGGGCGGGGAGGCGACGGCGGCCGCCGTCCCGGGAGCGGAGCTCCGCACCTTCCCCGGGATGGGCCACGACTTCCCCCGCCCGCTCTGGCCGGCCTTCGTCGAGGCGCTCGCCTCGCTCTGA
- a CDS encoding DUF7059 domain-containing protein has protein sequence MTTSSSTSTSPDVDPTLAGRLREAFRTARFTADGCLDLLGGPAYAALARGETVPARRAARAGGPLAALVRLFLLQEPVERVEAEDALPGLVDDCLAAGWLTADQKRLRAAVDVRPYAEGPEDDAWIVSDLGCAVGGAAGIGGGAPSGVPRSELVLGVGGASSTLSSLTVRHPVRSALDLGTGSGVQALNASRQAVAVTATDVNPRALHFTRLTAALSGAGNVEVLPGSLFEPVGDRRFDLIVSNPPFVISPGGRFTYRDGGMDGDALCRGLVQQAGEHLNDGGYCQLLANWLHVRGQDWRDRVREWIAGTGCDAWVVQREVQDVNEYAELWLRDGGDHRDDPEAYARRYEEWLDAFEAMEAEGVGFGWITLRRAPEGAEPVLRIEDWPHAVEQPLGREIEKWFARQDFLRARDDAQLLEARYRLAEEVWQEQVGRPGEEDPEHVVLRQQRGMRRATKVDTVGAGFAGACDGELTAGQILDAIAALLGEDPARLRADTPSAIRMLVEQGFLEPPAQRAPRAAKRP, from the coding sequence GTGACGACCAGCAGCAGCACCAGCACCTCCCCCGACGTCGACCCCACCCTCGCCGGACGGCTCCGGGAGGCCTTCAGGACCGCCAGGTTCACCGCCGACGGCTGCCTCGACCTCCTCGGCGGCCCGGCCTACGCCGCCCTCGCCCGGGGCGAGACCGTCCCCGCCCGGCGCGCCGCCCGCGCCGGCGGCCCGCTGGCGGCCCTCGTCCGGCTGTTCCTCCTCCAGGAGCCGGTCGAGCGGGTGGAGGCGGAGGACGCGTTGCCCGGTCTGGTCGACGACTGCCTGGCCGCCGGCTGGCTGACGGCGGACCAGAAGCGGCTCCGGGCCGCCGTCGACGTCCGCCCCTACGCCGAGGGCCCGGAGGACGACGCCTGGATCGTCTCCGACCTGGGCTGCGCGGTCGGCGGCGCCGCCGGGATCGGCGGCGGCGCGCCCTCCGGCGTGCCCCGCTCCGAGCTGGTGCTCGGGGTCGGCGGCGCGTCCAGCACCCTCTCCTCGCTGACCGTCCGGCACCCCGTGCGCAGCGCCCTGGACCTCGGCACCGGCTCCGGGGTGCAGGCGCTGAACGCCTCCCGGCAGGCGGTCGCCGTCACGGCCACCGACGTCAACCCCAGGGCCCTCCACTTCACCCGGCTCACCGCGGCCCTCTCCGGCGCGGGGAACGTCGAGGTGCTGCCGGGAAGCCTCTTCGAGCCGGTCGGCGACCGGCGGTTCGACCTGATCGTGTCCAACCCGCCGTTCGTGATCTCCCCCGGGGGCCGCTTCACCTACCGGGACGGCGGGATGGACGGGGACGCCCTCTGCCGCGGCCTCGTCCAGCAGGCGGGGGAGCACCTCAACGACGGCGGCTACTGCCAGCTGCTGGCCAACTGGCTGCACGTCCGGGGGCAGGACTGGCGGGACCGGGTCCGCGAGTGGATCGCCGGCACCGGCTGCGACGCCTGGGTGGTCCAGCGCGAGGTGCAGGACGTCAACGAGTACGCCGAGCTGTGGCTGCGCGACGGCGGCGACCACCGCGACGACCCGGAGGCGTACGCCCGGCGGTACGAGGAGTGGCTGGACGCCTTCGAGGCGATGGAGGCCGAGGGCGTGGGCTTCGGCTGGATCACCCTGCGCCGGGCTCCGGAGGGTGCCGAACCGGTGCTGCGGATCGAGGACTGGCCGCATGCGGTCGAGCAGCCGCTGGGCCGGGAGATCGAGAAGTGGTTCGCCCGGCAGGACTTCCTGCGGGCCCGGGACGACGCGCAGCTGCTGGAGGCGCGCTACCGGCTGGCCGAGGAGGTCTGGCAGGAGCAGGTGGGGCGGCCGGGCGAGGAGGATCCCGAGCACGTGGTGCTGCGGCAGCAGCGGGGGATGCGGCGGGCGACCAAGGTGGACACGGTGGGCGCCGGGTTCGCCGGGGCCTGCGACGGAGAGCTGACGGCCGGTCAGATCCTGGACGCGATCGCGGCGCTGCTGGGCGAGGACCCGGCGCGGCTGCGGGCGGACACCCCGTCCGCCATCCGCATGCTGGTCGAGCAGGGCTTCCTGGAGCCGCCGGCGCAGCGCGCGCCGCGTGCCGCGAAGCGGCCGTAG
- the topA gene encoding type I DNA topoisomerase, whose protein sequence is MSPTSETARGGKRLVIVESPAKAKTIKGYLGPGYVVEASVGHIRDLPQQAAEVPAKYTGDVRRLGVDVDHDFEPIYVVNADKKSQVAKLKSLLAESDELFLATDEDREGEAIAWHLQEVLKPKVPVRRMVFHEITKDAIQRAVNSPRELNQRLVDAQETRRILDRLYGYEVSPVLWKKVMPKLSAGRVQSVATRLVVERERERMAFRSASYWDLTAVFDSGKGTAGDPGTFGARLASVDGRRVATGRDFGSDGRLKQASAQVLHLDEAAAHTLAEALRQTDFAVRSVESKPYRRSPYAPFRTTTMQQEASRKLGFGAKRTMDVAQRLYENGHITYMRTDSTTLSETAIAAARSQVEQLYGREYLPDAPRTYTGKVKNAQEAHEAIRPSGERFRTPAETGLTGDEFRLYELIWMRTVASQMKDAVGQSVTVRVGGEAADKRDVEFTASGKIITFHGFLKAYVEGRDDPEAELDDRERRLPQVAEGDPLTATQITPEGHATKPPARYTEASLVKELEEREIGRPSTYATIMGTILARGYVFKKGTALVPSFLALAVVRLLEQHFGRLVDYDFTAKMEDDLDRIARGEAESVPWLRRFYFGEAEGAGVNGSAADAGNGDGDHLGGLKELVTDLGAIDAREVSSFPLADSGIVLRVGRYGPYVEQGEQRADVPDDLPPDELTPELAEELLAKPSGDRELGTDPETGRPIVAKSGRYGPYVTEVLPEDTPKTGKNAVKPRTASLFKSMDLDSVTLDDALRLLTLPRVVGADAEGVEITAQNGRYGPYLKKGTDSRSLETEEQLFTITLEQALEIYSKPKARGRAAAKPPLKELGNDPVSGSPVVVKDGRFGPYVTDGEVNATLRRDDSVEGITPERAYELLAEKRAKGPVKKKAAAKKSSTTKKTAAKKTTTKKAAAKKTTAKKTATKTATKK, encoded by the coding sequence GTGTCCCCGACCAGCGAGACCGCACGCGGCGGCAAGCGACTCGTGATCGTCGAGTCGCCGGCCAAGGCGAAGACCATCAAGGGCTATCTCGGCCCGGGGTACGTCGTCGAGGCCAGCGTCGGGCATATTCGGGACCTCCCCCAGCAGGCGGCCGAGGTGCCGGCGAAGTACACCGGCGACGTCCGCCGGCTCGGCGTCGACGTCGACCACGACTTCGAACCGATCTACGTGGTCAACGCGGACAAGAAGAGCCAGGTGGCCAAGCTCAAGAGCCTCCTCGCCGAGTCCGACGAACTCTTCCTCGCCACCGATGAGGACCGCGAGGGCGAGGCCATCGCCTGGCACCTCCAGGAGGTGCTGAAGCCCAAGGTCCCGGTCCGCCGGATGGTCTTCCACGAGATCACCAAGGACGCCATCCAGCGCGCCGTCAACAGCCCGCGGGAGCTCAACCAGCGCCTGGTCGACGCCCAGGAGACCCGCCGCATCCTGGACCGCCTCTACGGCTACGAGGTCTCCCCCGTGCTGTGGAAGAAGGTCATGCCGAAGCTCTCGGCGGGCCGCGTCCAGTCGGTGGCGACCCGCCTGGTGGTCGAGCGGGAGCGGGAGCGGATGGCCTTCCGCTCCGCCTCGTACTGGGACCTGACCGCGGTCTTCGACAGCGGCAAGGGCACCGCCGGGGACCCCGGCACCTTCGGCGCCCGGCTGGCCTCGGTGGACGGCCGCCGCGTCGCCACCGGCCGCGACTTCGGCTCGGACGGCCGGCTCAAGCAGGCCTCCGCGCAGGTACTCCACCTGGACGAGGCGGCCGCCCACACCCTGGCCGAGGCGCTGCGGCAGACCGACTTCGCGGTCCGCAGCGTCGAGTCCAAGCCGTACCGCCGCTCGCCGTACGCGCCGTTCCGGACCACCACCATGCAGCAGGAGGCCAGCCGCAAGCTGGGCTTCGGCGCCAAGCGCACCATGGACGTGGCCCAGCGGCTGTACGAGAACGGCCACATCACCTATATGCGTACCGACTCGACGACGCTGTCGGAGACCGCGATCGCCGCCGCGCGCTCCCAGGTCGAGCAGCTCTACGGGCGCGAGTACCTGCCGGACGCCCCCCGGACGTACACCGGCAAGGTCAAGAACGCCCAGGAGGCGCACGAGGCGATCCGCCCCTCCGGCGAGCGCTTCCGCACCCCCGCCGAGACCGGTCTGACCGGTGACGAGTTCCGGCTCTACGAGCTGATCTGGATGCGGACCGTCGCCTCCCAGATGAAGGACGCGGTCGGCCAGTCGGTCACCGTCCGAGTCGGCGGCGAAGCCGCTGACAAGCGGGACGTCGAGTTCACCGCCTCCGGAAAGATCATCACCTTCCACGGCTTCCTCAAGGCCTACGTCGAGGGCCGGGACGACCCGGAGGCCGAGCTCGACGACCGCGAGCGCCGGCTGCCGCAGGTCGCCGAGGGCGACCCGCTGACCGCGACCCAGATCACCCCCGAGGGCCACGCCACCAAGCCGCCCGCGCGCTACACCGAGGCCTCGCTGGTCAAGGAGCTGGAAGAGCGCGAGATCGGCCGGCCGTCGACCTACGCGACGATCATGGGCACCATTCTGGCCCGCGGCTACGTCTTCAAGAAGGGCACCGCCCTGGTGCCGTCCTTCCTGGCGCTCGCCGTGGTCCGGCTGCTGGAGCAGCACTTCGGCCGGCTGGTCGACTACGACTTCACCGCCAAGATGGAGGACGACCTCGACCGGATCGCCCGGGGCGAGGCCGAGTCGGTGCCGTGGCTGCGCCGGTTCTACTTCGGCGAGGCCGAGGGCGCCGGCGTGAACGGCTCCGCCGCGGACGCGGGCAACGGCGACGGCGACCACCTCGGCGGGCTCAAGGAGCTGGTCACCGACCTGGGCGCGATCGACGCCCGGGAGGTCTCGTCGTTCCCGCTGGCGGACAGCGGGATCGTGCTGCGGGTGGGCCGCTACGGCCCGTACGTCGAGCAGGGCGAGCAGCGCGCGGACGTCCCGGACGACCTGCCGCCGGACGAGCTCACCCCGGAGCTCGCCGAGGAGCTGCTGGCCAAGCCGAGCGGCGACCGCGAGCTGGGCACGGACCCGGAGACCGGGCGGCCGATCGTGGCCAAGTCCGGCCGCTACGGGCCGTACGTCACCGAGGTGCTGCCCGAGGACACCCCGAAGACGGGGAAGAACGCGGTGAAGCCGCGGACCGCCTCGCTCTTCAAGTCGATGGACCTGGACAGCGTCACCCTGGACGACGCGCTGCGGCTGCTCACGCTGCCGCGGGTGGTCGGCGCGGACGCCGAGGGCGTCGAGATCACCGCGCAGAACGGGCGGTACGGGCCGTACCTGAAGAAGGGGACGGACTCCCGCTCGCTGGAGACCGAGGAGCAGCTCTTCACCATCACCCTGGAGCAGGCGCTGGAGATCTACTCCAAGCCGAAGGCCCGGGGCCGGGCGGCGGCCAAGCCGCCGCTGAAGGAGCTGGGCAACGACCCGGTCAGCGGGAGCCCGGTGGTCGTCAAGGACGGCCGCTTCGGCCCGTACGTCACCGACGGCGAGGTCAACGCGACCCTGCGGCGGGACGACTCGGTCGAGGGCATCACCCCGGAGCGCGCGTACGAGCTGCTGGCCGAGAAGCGGGCCAAGGGCCCGGTGAAGAAGAAGGCGGCGGCCAAGAAGTCGTCGACCACGAAGAAGACCGCCGCGAAGAAGACCACCACCAAGAAGGCCGCCGCGAAGAAGACCACGGCGAAGAAGACGGCGACGAAGACGGCGACGAAGAAGTAG
- the tmk gene encoding dTMP kinase: MTEPEAAAVNPADRARALLRVPGYRKLWTAQVVGGVGDRLALLVLVALVFHTAGENQSFGGGYRGPLLALALAFVARLVSTVLFGAVLLGPLAQLAARPGLDRKWLMAGCDLLRMALLAVAPFWVVWTGQSALLWLFVSVFATGAVERLWQVTREATAPALLPGSGSELEAGARRPSLDQLETVRWTDLWTGYAAVPLAALAFVVLTLVDNAFATGVGWLYSHQTTAASWGAAAAFLASAVLLYLQELPGAEAGTSYPPRSPLQGLRAPADTDRSTSPLRRGRTGVSAYATLSVAAGAGALAAVVAIGLPLVYEMYAGPIGFGLFVLAASAAPLLGRRFAAGLLPALTRRRLLPLALGTAGIALILSGLVEDYVFSLVLLTFAGLAIGVAARLGRVLLDVETEESRRPRVADHQHAVVRAVVAAALVLAPLLAAAIGPQQFGSGSFDFDHGGAGLAVALVGLLVLAASWVVWWKVDDRRSDVPLSRDVWEALRGGERAVPRVGAGTGFFIALEGGDGAGKSTQAQALAEWIRGKGHEVVVTREPGGSAVGQRLRAMLLDVGNTGISHRAEALLYAADRAEHVDSVIRPALERGAVVITDRYMDSSIAYQGAGRDLSAAEVEGISRWATGGLLPDLTVLLDVDPLKARERFTEAPDRLESEPEDFHRRVRTGFLSLATADPARYLVVDAGQEPYAVTTAIRHRLDRELPLSEQELAAKAEQERLAREEAERKAAEEARRKAEAEEAERKKRELLERLRKEAEERERERQAEEDRRAAEAARLAAEEARRRAEEEARRREAERRQAEEARRRARAEEQRRAEEEAARLAELQRQREEKRAEERRRAEEALAERAHAGDAGGSGAVDDSGAVDDSGEKTAELPLPSVAGPEAAEPQGTGAAEAGAEDRTQVLPRVQNSGAGAGAGGGAAADAEATEVLPRTRAASGAEDETAVLPAVPAEGAVDPARPAGPAGGRGRKAAHPPVAGTGEEDTRELPLPQDDAYGAAEPEESDPHRPDAGAPAAGAPAAPAAPAAADAPEEVGEAGEAGEAGPSLADDLLGPREPADPAAEEDGDEDQTRTRGRGRGRRRG, encoded by the coding sequence ATGACCGAACCGGAGGCCGCCGCCGTCAACCCCGCGGACCGCGCCCGCGCTCTCCTGCGCGTGCCCGGCTACCGAAAGCTGTGGACCGCGCAGGTCGTCGGCGGCGTCGGCGACCGGCTCGCGCTCCTGGTACTGGTCGCTCTGGTGTTCCACACCGCCGGCGAGAACCAGTCCTTCGGCGGCGGCTACCGCGGCCCGCTGCTGGCGCTGGCCCTGGCCTTCGTGGCGCGGCTGGTCTCCACCGTCCTCTTCGGCGCGGTGCTGCTCGGCCCGCTCGCCCAGCTCGCCGCCCGCCCCGGGCTGGACCGCAAGTGGCTGATGGCCGGCTGCGACCTGCTGCGGATGGCGCTGCTCGCGGTCGCGCCCTTCTGGGTGGTCTGGACCGGCCAGTCCGCCCTCCTCTGGCTCTTCGTCAGCGTCTTCGCCACCGGCGCCGTCGAACGGCTGTGGCAGGTGACCCGGGAGGCCACCGCCCCCGCGCTGCTCCCCGGCTCGGGCTCCGAGCTGGAGGCCGGCGCCCGCCGTCCCTCGCTCGACCAGCTGGAGACCGTCCGCTGGACCGACCTGTGGACCGGCTACGCGGCGGTGCCGCTGGCCGCCCTCGCCTTCGTGGTCCTCACCCTGGTCGACAACGCCTTCGCGACCGGCGTCGGCTGGCTGTACTCGCACCAGACCACGGCGGCCTCCTGGGGCGCGGCCGCGGCCTTCCTGGCCTCCGCCGTGCTGCTCTACCTCCAGGAGCTGCCCGGCGCGGAGGCCGGCACCAGCTACCCGCCGCGCTCCCCCCTCCAGGGCCTCCGCGCCCCCGCGGACACCGACCGCTCCACCTCCCCGCTGCGCCGCGGCCGCACCGGCGTCTCGGCGTACGCGACCCTCTCGGTGGCGGCCGGGGCCGGCGCGCTGGCCGCCGTGGTGGCGATCGGCCTACCGCTGGTCTACGAGATGTACGCCGGACCGATCGGGTTCGGCCTCTTCGTGCTGGCGGCGAGCGCCGCACCGCTGCTCGGCCGCCGGTTCGCGGCCGGCCTGCTGCCCGCGCTGACCCGGCGCCGGCTGCTGCCGCTCGCGCTCGGCACCGCAGGGATCGCGCTGATCCTCAGCGGTCTGGTCGAGGACTACGTCTTCTCGCTGGTGCTGCTCACCTTCGCCGGTCTGGCGATCGGCGTCGCCGCCCGGCTCGGCCGGGTGCTGCTGGACGTCGAGACCGAGGAGTCCCGGCGGCCGCGGGTCGCCGACCACCAGCACGCCGTGGTGCGGGCCGTGGTGGCCGCCGCGCTGGTGCTCGCTCCGCTGCTGGCGGCCGCGATCGGGCCGCAGCAGTTCGGCTCGGGCTCCTTCGACTTCGACCACGGCGGGGCCGGTCTCGCGGTCGCGCTGGTCGGGCTGCTGGTGCTGGCCGCCTCCTGGGTGGTGTGGTGGAAGGTCGACGATCGGCGGAGCGACGTGCCGCTCTCCCGGGACGTGTGGGAGGCGCTGCGCGGCGGCGAGCGGGCGGTGCCCCGGGTCGGGGCCGGTACGGGTTTCTTCATCGCCCTGGAGGGCGGGGACGGCGCCGGGAAGTCCACCCAGGCGCAGGCGCTGGCCGAGTGGATCCGCGGCAAGGGCCACGAGGTCGTCGTCACCCGCGAGCCGGGCGGCAGCGCCGTCGGCCAGCGGCTGCGGGCGATGCTGCTCGACGTGGGCAACACGGGGATCTCGCACCGTGCCGAGGCGCTGCTCTACGCGGCCGACCGGGCCGAGCACGTGGACTCGGTGATCCGTCCCGCGCTGGAGCGCGGCGCCGTGGTGATCACCGACCGGTACATGGACTCCTCCATCGCCTACCAGGGCGCCGGCCGCGACCTCTCCGCCGCCGAGGTGGAGGGGATCTCCCGGTGGGCCACCGGCGGGCTGCTGCCGGACCTGACCGTGCTGCTCGACGTCGACCCGCTGAAGGCGCGGGAACGGTTCACCGAGGCGCCGGACCGCCTGGAGTCCGAGCCGGAGGACTTCCACCGCCGGGTCCGCACCGGCTTCCTGTCGCTGGCCACCGCCGACCCGGCCCGCTACCTGGTGGTCGACGCCGGCCAGGAGCCGTACGCCGTCACCACCGCGATCCGGCACCGGCTCGACCGCGAACTGCCGCTCTCCGAGCAGGAGTTGGCGGCCAAGGCGGAGCAGGAGCGGCTGGCCCGCGAGGAGGCCGAGCGGAAGGCCGCCGAGGAGGCCCGCCGCAAGGCCGAGGCCGAGGAGGCCGAGCGGAAGAAGCGGGAGCTGCTGGAGCGGCTCCGCAAGGAGGCCGAGGAGCGCGAGCGGGAGCGCCAGGCGGAGGAGGACCGGCGGGCCGCCGAGGCCGCCCGGCTGGCCGCCGAGGAGGCGCGGAGGCGCGCCGAGGAGGAGGCCAGGCGCCGGGAGGCCGAGCGCCGGCAGGCCGAGGAGGCCAGGCGCCGGGCGCGGGCCGAGGAGCAGCGGCGGGCCGAGGAGGAGGCGGCCAGGCTGGCCGAACTCCAGCGGCAGCGCGAGGAGAAGCGCGCCGAGGAGCGCAGGCGCGCGGAGGAGGCGCTGGCCGAGCGGGCGCACGCGGGGGACGCGGGCGGCTCCGGCGCCGTGGACGACTCCGGCGCTGTGGACGACTCCGGTGAGAAGACGGCGGAGCTGCCGCTGCCCTCGGTCGCCGGGCCGGAGGCCGCGGAGCCGCAGGGGACGGGTGCGGCTGAGGCTGGGGCCGAGGACCGGACCCAGGTGCTGCCGCGGGTCCAGAACTCCGGGGCAGGAGCCGGCGCCGGCGGCGGCGCGGCTGCCGACGCCGAGGCCACCGAGGTGCTGCCCCGGACCCGGGCCGCCTCAGGAGCGGAGGACGAGACCGCGGTCCTGCCGGCCGTACCGGCCGAGGGCGCGGTCGACCCCGCGCGCCCGGCGGGGCCCGCGGGCGGGCGCGGGCGCAAGGCGGCGCACCCGCCCGTGGCCGGGACCGGCGAGGAGGACACCCGCGAGCTTCCGCTGCCGCAGGACGACGCATACGGGGCGGCCGAGCCGGAGGAGTCCGACCCCCATCGGCCGGACGCGGGGGCGCCCGCG